In bacterium, the genomic window AAAATCAGTTTGATAAAAGTCCCGCGCAGGCCAAAATGCTCGCGAATGGCGTTCTCCAGAAATCCGCGGTAGCTGAAATGAACGCTCTTCTTCAAATTCACCCAGAATTTGAATGTCGGAGGGCAAATGGCGACCTGCCGCACATCGTAAATTCGGAGCGGATTGTTCTTCATCACCGGCGCGGGATGGAGTGTGATTTCCTCTGTCAGCACTTCCAGCAGAGTGGCATTGTCCACTTTCCGGTGATACTCGTCCCAGGCCGAAACAATCGCGTTCATCAACTCGTCGAGTCCGAAGCGTTTCAAGGCGGACATAAATACGATTTCAGCCCATGTAATCTTTTTCAAATGCGTGTTGACGTATTTCATATACTCCGCCCGGACTTCGGGATGATCTTCGGCGAGATCCCATTTGTTCACCGCAACCACGACGGCCTTTCCTTCTTCGCCTATTTTCTTGGCCACCAACTTGTCCATCTCGTAGATGCCTTCGACCGCGTCGATGACAAGCACAGTCACATCCACCTGCGGGAGCTTCTTTTCCGTGCGGACCATGGAATAAAAATCCACCGATTCCTTTATGCGGGAGTGCTTTTTAAGTCCCGCGGTATCGAGCAGCGAAAACCGCCTGCCGTTCCATTCGAGTTCGACTTCGATAGGATCGCGCGTCGTACCGGGAAGGTCGCTCACTATAATCCTATTCTCGTCAATGAGCGCGTTGGCAATGCTGGACTTGCCCACATTCTGGCGCCCCAGAAACGCGACGCGGATCGTTTCCTTCGACCAGTCCCGGCCGTCGAAGAAACCATCGTCGCCAGCCCCGTCCTCGTCGTTTTCGGAATCCTCCTCGTCTTCGCCGGAATCGTCCGATTCGGGCGGTTCGACTTCTTCAAGATCCAACAGGCTGAATTTCGACTTTTCCGCTTTCATATGCTCGAAAATGCTCACATCGCCGTCGAGCGCGACATCGGAAGATTCTTCTTCGTCCTGCGCCTCTTCCTTCGATTCGAGCGGCCCGCCCTGCCCCGCCAGTTCTTTTCGAAGCTTGCGCTCGGCCCTCGAAAGCTTCTCTTTCGCGGGCGGCTCATAGCCCAGCTTGTCGTTGATCAAATCCAGCAGCATGTGGAAATACCGCCCGCTTATCGCGCTGACTGCAACCATGTCCTCGAATCCGAGAGAGTAAACCTCGGCCGAGTCCGCCTCGTCCTTTTTCGAGTCGACCTTGTTGGCGACCGCGATTACCGGCTTTCCGGCTTTCCAGATTTCATGTCGCACCATTTCGTCCGCGGCGGTAATTCCAAGCTTCGCGTCCACCACGAACAGCACCAGGTCGGCCTCTCGCAGCGCTGCAAGCGCGTTTTCGCTGACGATTTCATGGAGCGGGTCAGCGCTTTCGCGCGCGATTCCCCCGCAGTCCACGACGCGGAAGCGGTTGCCTTCCCACTCGCTTTCGCCGTAGATGCGGTCGCGGGTCACGCCCTCCATCTCGTCCACTATCGCAACCCTTCCGCCTACAAGCCTGTTGAAAATGGTTGACTTGCCGACGTTCGGCCGCCCGATAATCGCGACTAAGGGGA contains:
- the der gene encoding ribosome biogenesis GTPase Der, with amino-acid sequence MAGKKTSELPLVAIIGRPNVGKSTIFNRLVGGRVAIVDEMEGVTRDRIYGESEWEGNRFRVVDCGGIARESADPLHEIVSENALAALREADLVLFVVDAKLGITAADEMVRHEIWKAGKPVIAVANKVDSKKDEADSAEVYSLGFEDMVAVSAISGRYFHMLLDLINDKLGYEPPAKEKLSRAERKLRKELAGQGGPLESKEEAQDEEESSDVALDGDVSIFEHMKAEKSKFSLLDLEEVEPPESDDSGEDEEDSENDEDGAGDDGFFDGRDWSKETIRVAFLGRQNVGKSSIANALIDENRIIVSDLPGTTRDPIEVELEWNGRRFSLLDTAGLKKHSRIKESVDFYSMVRTEKKLPQVDVTVLVIDAVEGIYEMDKLVAKKIGEEGKAVVVAVNKWDLAEDHPEVRAEYMKYVNTHLKKITWAEIVFMSALKRFGLDELMNAIVSAWDEYHRKVDNATLLEVLTEEITLHPAPVMKNNPLRIYDVRQVAICPPTFKFWVNLKKSVHFSYRGFLENAIREHFGLRGTFIKLIFQEKKKRAMRR